A single Stigmatella aurantiaca DNA region contains:
- a CDS encoding M28 family peptidase has protein sequence MKRLSGLLTCLLALPGLAQGVPLSLPEEKAAAKAIGAPLLISHVRFLAHDLLEGRAPGTRGDALAQAYIASQFEGLGLKPAGTGGSYLQPFELVGLEGHPETMTFRAASGRIELKFREDFIAVSGVQASPVVLKDSELVFVGYGITAPEYQWDDFKGMDLQGKTLLILNSDPAENPHLFAGRSRLWYGRWDYKYLQAAKVGAAGAILLHTTPSAGYSWRVVQSSWTGEQFELPASGAPRLQVKAWATEDATRRLVRLGGQELEALVAAAQTREFRPVPLGVKVSTRFANQVRRRPTANVLGLLPGSDPALAGEAVLYTAHHDHLGMKADVRPGEDAIYNGAVDNASGVAEMLAVARAFQALPKPPRRSVLFAAVAAEEQGLLGSEFLAGHLPFPADRVAANINIDGANINGRTKDVTVIGLGKSNLDALITALAGAQGRGVKGDQLGDRGFFYRSDQFSFAKRGIPAAYFSSGMDFVGRPEGWGLRQRETWEGQHYHQPSDELRPEWDWSGAVEDTQLYFLLGAHVARAPELPRWNPGDEFEAPRREALKRAK, from the coding sequence ATGAAGCGCCTGTCCGGTCTGCTCACCTGCCTCCTGGCCCTGCCGGGCCTGGCCCAGGGGGTGCCGCTCTCGCTGCCGGAGGAGAAGGCCGCGGCGAAGGCCATTGGCGCCCCCCTGCTCATCAGCCATGTGCGGTTCCTCGCGCATGATCTCCTGGAGGGGCGGGCGCCGGGGACGCGGGGCGATGCGCTGGCCCAGGCGTACATTGCCTCGCAGTTCGAGGGGCTGGGGCTGAAGCCCGCGGGCACCGGGGGCTCGTACCTTCAGCCCTTCGAGCTCGTGGGGCTCGAGGGCCATCCGGAGACGATGACCTTCCGCGCCGCCTCGGGGCGGATCGAGTTGAAGTTTCGCGAGGACTTCATCGCGGTGTCCGGCGTCCAGGCGTCCCCGGTGGTGCTGAAGGACTCGGAGCTGGTGTTCGTGGGCTACGGCATCACCGCGCCCGAGTATCAGTGGGACGACTTCAAGGGGATGGACCTCCAGGGGAAGACCCTGCTCATCCTCAACAGCGATCCGGCGGAAAACCCTCACCTCTTCGCGGGCCGGTCGCGGCTCTGGTACGGGCGCTGGGACTACAAGTATCTCCAGGCGGCGAAGGTGGGCGCCGCGGGCGCCATCCTCCTGCACACGACGCCCAGCGCGGGGTACTCCTGGCGCGTGGTGCAGTCCTCGTGGACGGGCGAGCAGTTCGAGCTGCCCGCCTCGGGCGCGCCGCGCTTGCAGGTGAAGGCGTGGGCCACCGAGGACGCCACGCGGCGGCTCGTCCGGCTGGGAGGGCAGGAGCTGGAGGCCCTGGTGGCGGCGGCCCAGACGCGCGAGTTCCGGCCCGTGCCGCTCGGGGTGAAGGTCTCCACGCGGTTCGCGAACCAGGTCCGGCGCCGGCCCACCGCCAACGTGCTCGGCCTGCTGCCCGGGAGCGATCCCGCGCTGGCCGGGGAGGCCGTGCTCTACACGGCCCATCATGATCACCTGGGCATGAAGGCGGACGTCCGGCCGGGCGAGGACGCCATCTACAACGGCGCGGTGGACAACGCCTCCGGCGTGGCGGAGATGCTCGCGGTGGCCCGAGCCTTCCAGGCGCTGCCGAAGCCGCCCCGGCGCTCGGTGCTCTTCGCCGCCGTGGCCGCCGAGGAGCAGGGGCTCCTGGGCTCGGAGTTCCTCGCCGGACACCTGCCGTTTCCCGCGGACCGGGTGGCCGCCAACATCAACATCGATGGGGCCAACATCAACGGCCGGACGAAGGACGTCACCGTCATTGGCCTGGGCAAGTCCAACCTCGATGCGCTCATCACCGCGCTGGCCGGGGCCCAGGGCCGGGGGGTGAAGGGTGACCAGCTCGGGGACCGGGGCTTCTTCTACCGGTCGGATCAATTCAGCTTCGCCAAGCGGGGCATCCCGGCGGCGTACTTCAGCAGTGGCATGGACTTCGTGGGCAGGCCCGAAGGGTGGGGCCTGCGGCAGCGGGAGACGTGGGAAGGGCAGCACTACCACCAGCCCTCCGACGAGCTGCGCCCGGAGTGGGACTGGTCCGGCGCGGTGGAGGACACCCAGCTCTACTTCCTGCTGGGCGCGCACGTGGCGCGGGCCCCGGAGCTGCCCCGCTGGAATCCCGGGGACGAGTTCGAGGCGCCCCGGCGGGAAGCCCTGAAGCGGGCGAAATAG
- the uvrB gene encoding excinuclease ABC subunit UvrB, which yields MPDFQIVSAHAPQGDQPRAIAELTEGLLRGDRYQTLLGVTGSGKTFTMANLIANVQRPTLIIAHNKTLAAQLYGEFKEVFPHNAVEYFVSYYDYYQPEAYVPSSDTFIEKDSSINDEIERMRHSATHSLRIRDDVVIVASVSCIYGLGAARSYVDMAATVTLGAELGRDALMRKLIESQYERNDFDFHRGTFRARGDTIEVFPAYEEERAIRVSFFGDEVEKITEFDPLRGVTLGALDKIVIFPASHYATEGDTRKKAIQTIRDELSERLQEFKREGKLLEAQRLEQRTMFDLEMMEQVGFCNGIENYSRHFSGRAPGEPPPCLIDYFPRNMLVLVDESHQTVSQIGAMYRGDRSRKETLVNYGFRLPSALDNRPLKFTEFEEMVQQAVFVSATPAEYELQKSKGVVVEQIIRPTGLLDPEVEVRPARNQVDDLLEEVRKRVAKRERVLATTLTKRMAEDLTEYFTDVGVKVRYLHSDIGAIERTAIIRDLRRGVFDVLVGINLLREGLDIPEVSLVAILDADKEGFLRSHVSLIQTIGRAARNVEGHVIMYSDAMTDSMKLAIEETSRRREVQRAYNEKHGITPRSVKSAILDLSLQYDADPTALPLAADAPNDLLETKEIKRLIEQFTKDMQHAADEMQFEKAAEYRDRIVLLKDMDLGLKPPSRSLLQAPPPKAEDTSAMKGRRGPAAKGRRKR from the coding sequence ATGCCGGACTTCCAGATCGTCAGTGCACACGCGCCGCAGGGCGACCAGCCGAGGGCCATCGCGGAGCTGACCGAGGGGCTGCTTCGGGGCGACCGTTACCAGACCCTGCTCGGCGTCACGGGCTCGGGTAAGACGTTCACCATGGCGAACCTCATCGCCAACGTGCAGCGGCCCACCCTCATCATCGCCCACAACAAGACCCTGGCCGCCCAGCTGTACGGGGAGTTCAAGGAAGTATTCCCGCACAACGCCGTCGAGTACTTCGTCTCGTACTACGACTATTACCAGCCCGAGGCGTACGTCCCCTCGTCGGACACCTTCATCGAGAAGGATTCGTCCATCAATGACGAGATTGAACGCATGCGCCACTCGGCCACCCACAGCCTGCGCATCCGGGACGACGTGGTCATCGTGGCCAGCGTGTCCTGCATCTACGGCCTGGGCGCCGCGCGCTCCTATGTGGACATGGCCGCCACGGTCACCCTGGGGGCCGAGCTGGGCCGCGATGCGCTCATGCGCAAGCTCATCGAGAGCCAGTACGAGCGCAACGACTTCGACTTCCACCGGGGCACCTTCCGCGCCCGGGGCGATACCATCGAAGTCTTCCCCGCCTACGAGGAGGAGCGTGCCATCCGGGTGAGCTTCTTCGGCGACGAGGTGGAGAAGATCACCGAGTTCGATCCCCTGCGCGGTGTCACCCTGGGCGCGCTGGACAAGATCGTCATCTTCCCCGCGAGCCACTACGCGACGGAAGGCGACACCCGGAAGAAGGCCATCCAGACCATCCGCGACGAGCTGTCCGAGCGGCTCCAGGAGTTCAAGCGCGAGGGCAAGTTGCTGGAGGCCCAGCGGCTCGAACAGCGCACCATGTTCGACCTGGAGATGATGGAGCAGGTGGGGTTCTGCAACGGCATCGAGAACTACTCCCGGCACTTCTCGGGCCGCGCCCCGGGCGAGCCGCCGCCGTGCCTCATCGACTACTTCCCCCGGAACATGCTCGTGCTCGTGGACGAGAGCCACCAGACCGTCTCGCAGATCGGCGCCATGTACCGGGGTGACCGCTCGCGCAAGGAGACGCTGGTGAACTACGGCTTCCGGCTGCCCAGCGCCCTGGACAACCGGCCCCTGAAGTTCACCGAGTTCGAGGAGATGGTGCAGCAGGCCGTCTTCGTCTCCGCCACCCCGGCCGAGTACGAGCTGCAGAAGAGCAAGGGCGTGGTGGTCGAGCAGATCATCCGCCCCACGGGCTTGTTGGACCCGGAAGTCGAAGTGCGCCCGGCGCGCAACCAGGTGGATGACCTGCTGGAGGAGGTCCGCAAGCGCGTGGCCAAACGGGAGCGCGTGCTGGCCACCACGCTCACCAAGCGCATGGCGGAGGACCTCACCGAGTACTTCACCGACGTGGGCGTGAAGGTGCGTTACCTGCATTCGGACATCGGCGCCATCGAGCGCACCGCCATCATCCGGGATTTGCGCCGGGGCGTGTTCGACGTGCTGGTGGGCATCAACCTGCTGCGCGAAGGTCTGGACATCCCCGAGGTGTCCCTGGTGGCCATCCTCGATGCGGACAAGGAGGGCTTCCTGCGCAGCCACGTCTCGCTCATCCAGACCATTGGCCGCGCGGCGCGCAACGTGGAGGGACACGTCATCATGTACTCGGACGCGATGACCGACTCGATGAAGCTCGCCATCGAGGAGACGAGCCGCCGCCGCGAGGTGCAGCGCGCCTACAACGAGAAGCACGGGATTACGCCCCGCTCGGTCAAGAGCGCCATCCTGGACCTGTCGCTCCAGTACGACGCGGACCCCACCGCGCTGCCCCTGGCGGCCGATGCGCCCAACGACTTGCTCGAGACGAAGGAGATCAAGCGGCTCATCGAGCAGTTCACCAAGGACATGCAGCACGCCGCCGACGAGATGCAGTTCGAGAAGGCGGCGGAGTACCGGGACCGCATCGTGCTGCTCAAGGACATGGACCTGGGCCTCAAGCCGCCCAGCCGCTCGCTGTTGCAGGCTCCTCCTCCCAAGGCCGAGGACACGTCGGCCATGAAGGGCCGCCGAGGCCCCGCGGCCAAGGGCCGCAGGAAGCGCTAG
- the uvrC gene encoding excinuclease ABC subunit UvrC codes for MDARLQEKLDSLPTEPGVYLMKDRRGLVIYVGKAVNLRNRVRSYFTRTGDTRAFIALLDTMLGDIETVLVHNEKEALLLENELIKKHKPRFNVLLKDDKQFISLRLDRSQPYPRLEVVRKYERDGARYFGPYSSAGAIRETLRIINRYFHLRTCTDHVLANRKRPCLLHQIGRCPAPCVYPVPPEDYLRSVDEVGMFLEGKAGELVDGLRGRMRSAASELKFEEAARLRDQLQAIERSLERQKVATTDFKDQDVFSFFREGDRILFYVLWVRQGRLNGGQAFPFGSQEFPDEELLASFVNLYYDQGSFVPEEVLLPLEPESLEGLEALLSERKGQKVRVLVPKRGEKHELVLMAHKNAEQSFVERKRTKDETDAVLGRLQQKLGLRNYPRRMECYDISHFQGSSIVASQVAVTDGETDKSRYRRYKIKTLEKQDDFASMYEVISRRLKRGQEEKDLPDLLVIDGGKGQLASAHAAMKDLGVEGVDVVGLAKSRDQEVFDRDAESARSPERIFVLGRKDPIVLPQNSAEIFMLTRMRDEAHRFAITFQRKDLRKSRIHSALEDIPGVGEGRRKLLLRHFGSLKRVSEASIEELAEVVGPSLAERVHAGLHGHEEEDAADPVREASLADADAAIGEKSSQGGSPAGSA; via the coding sequence ATGGACGCCCGGCTCCAGGAGAAGCTGGACTCGTTGCCCACCGAACCCGGCGTGTACCTGATGAAGGACCGCCGGGGCCTCGTCATCTACGTGGGCAAGGCGGTGAACCTGCGCAACCGGGTGCGCTCGTACTTCACCCGCACCGGGGACACGCGCGCCTTCATCGCCCTGCTCGACACGATGCTGGGCGACATCGAGACGGTGCTCGTTCACAACGAGAAGGAAGCGCTGCTTCTCGAGAACGAGCTCATCAAGAAGCACAAGCCGCGCTTCAACGTCCTGCTCAAGGACGACAAGCAGTTCATCTCCCTGCGGCTCGATCGCAGCCAGCCGTACCCCCGGCTGGAGGTGGTGCGCAAGTATGAGCGGGACGGGGCGCGCTACTTCGGGCCGTACTCCAGCGCGGGCGCCATCCGCGAGACGCTGCGCATCATCAACCGCTACTTCCACCTGCGCACCTGCACGGACCACGTGCTGGCCAACCGCAAGCGGCCCTGTCTGCTGCACCAGATTGGCCGCTGCCCGGCCCCGTGCGTCTACCCGGTGCCGCCCGAGGACTACCTCCGCAGCGTGGACGAGGTGGGGATGTTCCTGGAGGGCAAGGCGGGCGAGCTGGTGGATGGGCTCCGGGGGCGCATGCGCAGCGCCGCCTCCGAGCTGAAGTTCGAGGAGGCCGCGCGCCTGCGCGACCAGCTCCAGGCCATCGAGCGCAGCCTGGAGCGCCAGAAGGTGGCCACCACCGACTTCAAGGACCAGGACGTCTTCTCCTTCTTCCGGGAAGGCGACCGCATCCTCTTCTACGTCCTCTGGGTGCGGCAGGGCCGGCTCAACGGGGGCCAGGCGTTCCCCTTCGGCAGCCAGGAGTTCCCCGACGAGGAGCTGCTCGCCTCGTTCGTGAACCTCTATTACGACCAGGGCAGCTTCGTGCCCGAGGAAGTCCTGCTGCCGCTGGAGCCGGAGAGCCTGGAGGGGCTGGAGGCACTGCTGTCCGAGCGCAAGGGCCAGAAGGTGCGCGTGCTGGTGCCCAAGCGCGGCGAGAAGCACGAGCTGGTGCTCATGGCGCACAAGAACGCCGAGCAGTCCTTCGTGGAGCGCAAGCGGACCAAGGACGAGACGGATGCGGTGCTCGGCCGGCTCCAGCAGAAGCTGGGCCTGCGCAACTACCCGCGCCGCATGGAGTGCTACGACATCTCGCACTTCCAGGGCTCCAGCATCGTCGCCTCCCAGGTGGCCGTCACCGATGGCGAGACCGACAAGTCCCGCTACCGCCGCTACAAGATCAAAACCCTGGAGAAGCAGGACGACTTCGCGAGCATGTACGAAGTCATCTCCCGCCGTCTCAAGCGGGGCCAGGAAGAGAAGGACTTGCCGGATTTGCTGGTCATCGACGGTGGCAAGGGCCAGCTCGCCAGCGCCCACGCGGCCATGAAGGACCTGGGCGTGGAGGGCGTGGACGTGGTGGGCCTCGCCAAGAGCCGGGATCAAGAGGTGTTTGATCGCGACGCCGAGAGCGCCCGCAGCCCCGAGCGCATCTTCGTGCTGGGTCGCAAGGACCCCATCGTGTTGCCGCAGAACTCAGCGGAAATCTTCATGCTCACGCGCATGAGGGACGAGGCGCACCGGTTCGCCATCACCTTCCAGCGCAAGGATCTGCGCAAGAGCCGCATCCACTCGGCCCTGGAGGACATTCCCGGGGTGGGGGAGGGGCGGCGCAAGTTGCTGCTGCGTCATTTTGGCTCGCTCAAGCGCGTGAGCGAGGCGAGCATCGAGGAGCTGGCGGAGGTTGTCGGCCCGTCCCTGGCCGAGCGCGTTCACGCGGGGCTTCACGGCCACGAGGAAGAGGACGCGGCGGACCCGGTCCGGGAGGCCTCGCTGGCCGATGCGGACGCGGCAATAGGCGAAAAATCCTCACAGGGAGGGTCGCCAGCTGGCTCGGCGTGA
- a CDS encoding DUF507 family protein, translated as MRLYPKVIPIISRECIQQLTQDGDIEVEMMRVADAEMDLSAIMREYLANEERVNQATREALERRGYDYSKFNQVKREMADVRGFKMGDEGIEYVINQMIEFLLISRNVEEVFSPDNVLRMKIFSVMKKHLDVDDEIDREARSRLKHLQEGTSAFDIEYNKTVEQIRRARGLI; from the coding sequence ATGAGGCTCTATCCGAAGGTGATCCCGATCATCTCTCGCGAGTGCATCCAGCAGCTGACGCAGGATGGGGACATCGAAGTCGAGATGATGCGGGTGGCGGACGCCGAGATGGATCTGTCAGCCATCATGCGTGAGTACCTCGCCAACGAGGAGCGCGTGAACCAGGCGACGCGCGAGGCCCTGGAGCGGCGGGGGTACGACTACTCCAAGTTCAACCAGGTCAAGCGTGAGATGGCCGACGTCCGCGGCTTCAAGATGGGCGACGAGGGCATCGAATACGTCATCAATCAGATGATTGAGTTCCTGCTCATCAGCCGCAATGTCGAGGAAGTGTTCTCCCCCGACAATGTGCTGCGCATGAAGATTTTCAGCGTGATGAAGAAGCACCTCGACGTGGACGATGAGATCGACCGGGAGGCGCGCTCGCGGCTGAAGCACCTGCAGGAGGGCACCAGCGCCTTCGACATCGAGTACAACAAGACGGTGGAGCAGATCCGCCGCGCCCGGGGCCTCATCTAG
- a CDS encoding elastin, which yields MVGSLLNSMMLGLLVAQAPGGMTFDGREVSARTTSSVGFFAQGTTPFPNLWERGTGSASLTVEDRVLDPSASYGDKARVEARFRLGTSEYQIELTQPGFPPAQVSGAAAAGSLPRPGHPVGGGVLVDQDVYGNSGLGWMATTRVHAAAAVWGVGRVSLNGRLLTDSAIIHAAALSHGAQADDDTHITLPQARTGDAELQVLVWNLPLNVEPRGFLQLSFDDVQIDFDGTVLKSLAQVPNVSEQPQNPMSLASSLGGVSLATPLAPPSRPGDGLGGSGFSVEGTAVTGLPGGPITPVGPGVLGGPASPDPSVIPGFSVGTEGVAVGSADSLTAIAPAPVVRGGAVTPDTISGSFPTRGAPTPPANISGVMPGTPAPGSQLALESQGLVGAPPPGGPAEAGVAMPRSAGATASTQGSFTVVPISPPNFTTFSGTPQISPGLIATPPPMGTDVTIPTPPLLGSPAPLTAANAPPLLGTPAPLNAAPAPGLVGTPSPANAFPLAPSVGAPAPGFIAPAGGTGVPPSI from the coding sequence ATGGTGGGTTCACTTCTCAACTCGATGATGCTGGGTCTCCTGGTCGCTCAGGCGCCAGGCGGCATGACGTTCGATGGGCGCGAGGTCAGCGCCAGGACGACGTCCTCGGTGGGCTTCTTCGCCCAGGGGACGACTCCCTTCCCCAACCTGTGGGAGCGCGGCACCGGCTCGGCCAGCCTCACGGTCGAGGACCGGGTGTTGGACCCCAGCGCCAGCTACGGTGACAAGGCCCGCGTCGAGGCCCGCTTCCGGCTGGGCACCTCCGAATATCAAATCGAGCTGACCCAGCCCGGCTTCCCGCCTGCCCAGGTGTCCGGGGCAGCGGCCGCTGGGTCGCTTCCCCGGCCTGGTCATCCCGTGGGCGGCGGTGTCCTGGTGGATCAGGATGTCTACGGCAACAGTGGGCTTGGCTGGATGGCGACCACCCGGGTGCATGCGGCCGCGGCCGTCTGGGGCGTGGGGCGTGTGTCGCTCAACGGACGGTTGCTGACGGACTCGGCCATCATCCACGCCGCGGCGCTGTCGCACGGTGCCCAGGCCGATGACGACACTCACATCACGCTGCCCCAGGCCCGCACGGGTGACGCGGAGCTTCAGGTGCTCGTGTGGAACCTGCCGCTCAACGTCGAGCCCCGGGGCTTCCTGCAGCTGTCCTTTGATGATGTGCAGATCGACTTCGACGGCACGGTGTTGAAGTCCTTGGCCCAGGTTCCGAATGTCTCCGAGCAGCCCCAGAACCCGATGAGCCTCGCGTCGTCCCTGGGCGGGGTGAGCCTGGCGACGCCGCTGGCGCCCCCCTCGCGTCCGGGCGATGGGCTCGGCGGCAGCGGCTTCTCCGTGGAGGGGACCGCGGTGACGGGGCTTCCTGGTGGGCCCATCACCCCGGTCGGCCCGGGGGTGCTTGGCGGCCCGGCGTCCCCGGATCCCTCCGTCATTCCCGGCTTCAGTGTGGGGACGGAGGGCGTCGCGGTGGGCTCGGCGGACTCGCTGACCGCCATTGCTCCCGCGCCGGTGGTGCGGGGGGGCGCGGTGACGCCGGACACCATCAGTGGCTCATTCCCCACCCGGGGTGCGCCGACGCCGCCCGCGAACATCTCGGGGGTGATGCCGGGCACGCCCGCGCCGGGCTCGCAGCTCGCGCTGGAGAGCCAGGGCCTCGTGGGCGCGCCCCCTCCGGGAGGCCCGGCGGAGGCAGGGGTGGCGATGCCGCGCTCCGCGGGGGCCACCGCCTCCACGCAGGGCTCCTTCACCGTGGTGCCCATCTCTCCGCCCAACTTCACCACCTTCTCGGGCACGCCGCAGATCAGCCCGGGCCTCATCGCGACGCCGCCACCCATGGGAACGGATGTGACGATTCCCACGCCGCCGCTCCTGGGCTCGCCGGCCCCGCTCACCGCCGCGAACGCGCCGCCGCTCCTGGGCACGCCCGCGCCGCTCAATGCCGCGCCCGCGCCCGGCCTGGTGGGCACGCCCTCGCCGGCCAATGCCTTCCCCCTGGCCCCGAGCGTGGGGGCCCCGGCCCCGGGCTTCATCGCGCCGGCGGGGGGCACCGGGGTGCCGCCCTCCATCTAA
- a CDS encoding di-heme oxidoredictase family protein codes for MSRALLLSTVTALLAGCGETEPPRAGGATTIDNRTSLAFAQPAPHLTEEGLALHRAGDAAFAALFVPGPAPVNPGLGPLFNNNSCNACHLRNGRGMPVMGPGPQRTQLLVRVSMPEGVPTHPHGPVPVPGLGTQISDQANYGLTPEASVRLEWVETEGAYADGTRYSLRAPRLHITPSDGSALPAGMLTSLRLPPPVFGLGLLEAVEVSTLQALADPTDKNRDGISGRLNEVWDVQRQALVPGRFGLKANSPTLLQQSAEAYLNDMGVTTPLFPEADGTHELPLHTLEAAAFYARTLAVPARDLLDDAETQRGEDQFQALGCERCHRETLHTGPDVLADLRHQRIHPYTDLLLHDLGAGLADGRPDGIATGQEWRTAPLWGLGLTQTVLPYSGYLHDGRARTLEEAILWHGGEAERSREQFRKLPVSDRKALVKFLGSL; via the coding sequence GTGTCCCGGGCGCTCCTGCTCTCCACGGTGACGGCGCTGCTGGCCGGCTGTGGGGAAACGGAGCCCCCGCGGGCCGGTGGCGCCACCACCATCGACAACCGCACCTCGCTGGCGTTCGCGCAGCCGGCGCCCCACCTCACCGAGGAAGGGCTGGCGCTGCACCGCGCCGGGGATGCGGCCTTCGCGGCCCTCTTCGTCCCCGGCCCCGCCCCGGTGAACCCCGGGCTCGGCCCCCTCTTCAACAACAACTCCTGCAACGCCTGCCACCTGCGCAACGGGCGCGGCATGCCGGTGATGGGGCCTGGCCCCCAGCGCACCCAGTTGCTCGTGCGCGTCAGCATGCCCGAGGGCGTTCCCACCCACCCCCATGGCCCCGTGCCCGTCCCGGGCCTGGGCACCCAGATTTCCGACCAGGCCAACTACGGGCTGACGCCGGAGGCCTCCGTTCGCCTGGAGTGGGTGGAGACCGAGGGCGCGTACGCGGATGGCACCCGCTACTCGCTCCGCGCGCCGCGCCTCCACATCACCCCCAGCGATGGCTCGGCGCTGCCCGCGGGCATGCTCACCTCGCTGCGCCTGCCGCCCCCCGTGTTCGGGCTGGGGCTGCTCGAGGCCGTGGAGGTCTCCACGCTCCAGGCCCTGGCGGACCCCACCGACAAGAACCGGGATGGCATCTCCGGCCGCCTCAATGAAGTCTGGGACGTGCAGCGCCAGGCGCTGGTGCCCGGGCGGTTCGGGCTGAAGGCCAACAGCCCCACCCTGCTCCAGCAGTCGGCCGAGGCCTACCTGAACGACATGGGCGTGACGACGCCCCTGTTCCCCGAGGCGGACGGCACCCACGAGCTTCCCCTCCACACGCTGGAGGCCGCGGCCTTCTACGCGCGCACGCTCGCGGTGCCGGCGAGGGATCTGCTCGACGACGCGGAGACCCAGCGGGGCGAGGACCAGTTCCAGGCCCTGGGCTGCGAGCGGTGCCACCGGGAGACGCTGCACACCGGCCCCGATGTGCTCGCGGACCTCCGCCACCAGCGCATCCACCCGTACACGGACCTGCTCCTGCACGACCTGGGAGCAGGGCTCGCGGATGGCCGTCCGGATGGAATCGCCACCGGGCAGGAGTGGCGCACCGCGCCGCTGTGGGGCCTGGGGCTCACCCAGACGGTGCTGCCCTACTCGGGCTACCTCCACGATGGCCGGGCCCGCACGCTGGAGGAGGCCATCCTCTGGCACGGCGGCGAAGCGGAGCGCTCCCGGGAGCAGTTCCGGAAGCTGCCGGTCAGCGACCGAAAGGCGTTGGTGAAGTTCTTGGGCTCGCTCTGA
- a CDS encoding imelysin family protein: MLFSRSWLRPLALTGALALLSCGDDGDSTPSTDSFDKEIIVHFADDVVVPTYQQLAARLEALNTAATALAAGPTAERLAAARKAWFDARVPWEQSEGFLFGPVDSFGYDPALDSWPVNRSDLDAVLASNRDFTPEYVGNLEDTLKGFHTVEYLLFARDPSTGAEKTVQDFTQREFDYLKAISTQLRDIGAALANAWTQSVDGRPPYRDAFAGAGEEGNTFYPSVQNAAQEMVGGIVNILDEVANGKIADPYDAKDPELVESQFAYNSLSDFTNNIRSVENAYLGHLPGATAKGPSLADFVKDANPQLDTRIRQELTDAIAALARVPEPFRESIRDPNAADEIEAAQEAIRKAQDTFQTDVTQLINR; encoded by the coding sequence ATGCTCTTCTCCCGCTCCTGGCTCCGTCCCCTGGCCCTCACTGGCGCGCTCGCGCTCCTGTCGTGTGGGGACGACGGTGACTCCACTCCGTCCACGGACTCCTTCGACAAGGAGATCATCGTCCACTTCGCCGATGACGTGGTGGTCCCCACCTACCAGCAGCTCGCCGCGCGGCTGGAGGCCCTGAACACGGCGGCCACCGCGCTCGCCGCGGGGCCCACCGCCGAGCGCCTCGCGGCCGCCCGGAAGGCCTGGTTCGACGCCCGGGTACCGTGGGAGCAGAGCGAGGGCTTCCTCTTCGGCCCGGTGGACTCGTTCGGGTACGATCCGGCGCTGGACAGCTGGCCGGTGAACCGCTCGGACCTGGACGCGGTGTTGGCCAGCAACAGGGACTTCACCCCGGAGTACGTGGGCAACCTGGAGGACACGCTCAAGGGCTTCCACACCGTGGAGTACCTGCTCTTCGCGCGGGACCCCAGCACGGGCGCCGAGAAGACGGTGCAGGACTTCACCCAGCGGGAGTTCGACTACCTGAAGGCCATCTCCACGCAGCTCCGGGACATTGGCGCCGCGCTGGCGAACGCCTGGACCCAGTCCGTGGACGGACGCCCTCCGTACCGCGACGCCTTCGCCGGGGCCGGAGAGGAGGGCAACACGTTCTACCCCTCCGTGCAGAACGCGGCCCAGGAGATGGTGGGTGGTATCGTCAACATCCTGGACGAGGTGGCCAACGGGAAGATCGCCGACCCTTATGATGCGAAGGACCCGGAGCTCGTCGAGAGCCAGTTCGCCTACAACTCGCTGTCCGACTTCACCAACAACATCCGCAGTGTCGAGAACGCTTACCTGGGCCACCTGCCCGGGGCCACGGCCAAGGGCCCCTCTCTCGCTGACTTCGTGAAGGACGCGAATCCGCAGCTGGATACCCGGATCCGCCAGGAGCTGACCGATGCCATTGCCGCCCTTGCCCGTGTCCCCGAGCCCTTCCGTGAGTCCATCCGGGATCCGAACGCCGCGGACGAAATCGAAGCCGCCCAGGAGGCCATCCGCAAGGCGCAGGACACCTTCCAGACGGACGTCACCCAGCTCATCAACCGGTAG